The following coding sequences lie in one Sphingobium sp. KCTC 72723 genomic window:
- a CDS encoding DUF2256 domain-containing protein yields the protein MTEKRYTKSTLPEKICAACGRPFAWRKKWARDWDQVKTCSERCKGDLRRKGAKA from the coding sequence ATGACGGAAAAGCGCTATACCAAATCCACCCTGCCGGAGAAAATCTGCGCAGCGTGCGGGCGTCCCTTTGCCTGGCGCAAGAAATGGGCGCGCGATTGGGATCAGGTCAAGACCTGTTCGGAACGATGCAAGGGCGATTTGCGGCGCAAGGGAGCGAAGGCATGA
- a CDS encoding SDR family NAD(P)-dependent oxidoreductase, whose amino-acid sequence MSVGCVFGASGGIGAQLVAQLAASDAISVVHAGARIAPQGGEKIASFAFDLTDEVSIAAAARAMDDAPPRLIIVATGLLHGDALRPEKSLRDQSADAYARLFAVNAMGPALIAKHMLMRPPRQGRMVFAALSARVGSIGDNRMGGWHAYRASKAALNMIMRNVAIELGRINPDAVAVTLHPGTVDTGLSAPFQRNVAADTLFPADRAARQLLGVIERLGPADTGHCYDWDGKVVPF is encoded by the coding sequence ATGAGTGTGGGGTGCGTTTTCGGCGCGAGCGGGGGTATCGGCGCGCAGCTGGTGGCGCAACTGGCGGCCAGCGATGCCATTTCGGTCGTTCATGCGGGCGCGCGGATTGCGCCGCAGGGGGGCGAGAAGATCGCGTCTTTTGCGTTCGACCTGACCGATGAAGTGTCGATCGCGGCAGCCGCGCGCGCGATGGACGACGCCCCGCCGCGCCTGATCATCGTGGCGACCGGGTTGCTCCATGGCGATGCCCTGCGCCCGGAAAAGTCGCTGCGCGACCAGAGCGCGGACGCCTATGCCCGGTTGTTCGCGGTCAATGCGATGGGTCCGGCGCTGATCGCCAAGCATATGCTGATGCGCCCGCCGCGTCAGGGCCGGATGGTCTTTGCCGCATTATCGGCGCGGGTCGGGTCGATCGGCGACAATCGCATGGGCGGATGGCACGCCTATCGCGCGTCGAAGGCCGCGCTCAACATGATTATGCGCAACGTGGCGATCGAACTGGGGCGGATCAATCCCGACGCGGTGGCGGTGACGCTGCATCCGGGGACCGTGGACACAGGCCTGTCGGCACCGTTTCAGCGCAATGTCGCGGCCGACACGCTGTTTCCTGCCGATCGCGCCGCGCGGCAATTACTGGGCGTGATAGAGCGGCTTGGCCCCGCCGATACGGGCCATTGCTATGACTGGGATGGCAAGGTCGTGCCGTTTTGA
- a CDS encoding NAD(P)/FAD-dependent oxidoreductase translates to MRRRSKGANDHQSISVALAHLCFGALIAMRVAIIGAGIAGLSCADALRDEGHEIALFDKGRGPGGRMSTRRLETPLGPVAFDHGATHFTARSPDFQQKMSAWEADGIVARWPAAGRDAWVGTPGMNGPVRAMASRHHVTWNCVVSGLTNDGHGWWCLNDVQSVGPFDAAVIAIPVEQALPILSLHDFQMARLAMTVRSTPCWTAMFAFPAPIDSLPDIIRHTGPIGWAIRNNAKPGRDGPEAWVVQANADWSQAHLEEDPATIADLLLAALMARAGGRVAAPAISTAHRWRYSTPSGSFTDSLWNPTLQLGVCGDWLAHGYVEQAWQSGKALAGRILSSGQILPSGQPHAAVQAIAQRA, encoded by the coding sequence ATGCGTCGCAGATCGAAGGGTGCCAATGACCATCAATCCATATCAGTGGCCCTCGCTCATCTTTGCTTTGGCGCGCTGATCGCCATGCGGGTAGCCATCATCGGCGCTGGCATCGCCGGCCTCTCCTGCGCCGACGCGCTGCGCGACGAAGGGCATGAAATCGCCCTGTTCGACAAGGGGCGCGGGCCAGGCGGTCGCATGTCCACCCGTCGCCTCGAAACGCCGCTCGGACCAGTCGCGTTCGATCATGGTGCAACCCATTTCACCGCCCGCAGCCCCGACTTTCAACAGAAAATGTCCGCATGGGAAGCCGACGGCATCGTCGCCCGCTGGCCCGCCGCCGGGCGCGATGCCTGGGTCGGCACGCCCGGCATGAATGGCCCGGTCAGGGCCATGGCGTCGCGTCATCACGTAACATGGAATTGCGTGGTGTCGGGCCTTACCAATGACGGCCATGGCTGGTGGTGCCTGAACGATGTCCAGTCCGTCGGCCCTTTCGACGCCGCCGTCATCGCCATTCCGGTCGAACAGGCGCTGCCCATCCTGTCGCTGCATGATTTTCAGATGGCCCGGCTGGCCATGACCGTGCGCTCGACGCCCTGCTGGACCGCGATGTTCGCATTTCCCGCGCCGATCGACAGTTTGCCCGACATCATCCGCCATACCGGCCCGATCGGCTGGGCCATCCGCAACAATGCGAAGCCCGGCCGTGACGGTCCCGAAGCCTGGGTCGTGCAAGCGAACGCCGACTGGTCGCAAGCGCATCTGGAGGAGGATCCTGCGACGATTGCCGACCTGCTTCTGGCTGCATTGATGGCACGGGCGGGGGGCAGGGTTGCGGCACCCGCCATAAGCACGGCGCATCGCTGGCGCTATTCCACGCCATCGGGCAGCTTCACCGACAGCTTATGGAATCCGACGCTGCAACTGGGCGTATGCGGCGACTGGCTGGCCCATGGCTATGTCGAACAGGCATGGCAGTCGGGCAAGGCATTGGCCGGGCGGATATTATCCAGCGGCCAGATATTACCCAGCGGACAGCCCCATGCCGCCGTTCAAGCCATAGCGCAGCGCGCCTGA
- a CDS encoding PRC-barrel domain-containing protein, translated as MSDPHVPAAEVAPTNLLLASNKVDGTKVASRDGDSLGSVHSFMVNKRNGQATYAVLSLGGFLGMGKSYYPLPFELLSYDHVADGYIVTIDRRLLEGGPSWSNNAPDFNQAYADRVSNYYGVAPVDLSLT; from the coding sequence ATGTCTGACCCCCACGTCCCCGCTGCCGAAGTTGCGCCGACCAACCTGCTCCTTGCCTCCAACAAGGTGGACGGAACCAAAGTCGCCAGCCGGGATGGCGATTCCCTGGGGTCCGTCCACAGCTTCATGGTCAACAAGCGCAATGGTCAGGCAACCTATGCGGTGTTGAGCCTCGGTGGCTTTCTGGGCATGGGCAAAAGCTATTATCCGCTGCCGTTCGAACTTCTGTCCTACGATCATGTGGCCGACGGCTATATCGTGACCATCGACCGTCGGCTGCTGGAGGGCGGACCCAGCTGGTCCAACAATGCGCCAGACTTTAATCAGGCTTATGCCGACCGCGTGTCCAACTATTATGGCGTGGCTCCAGTCGACCTGTCATTGACCTGA
- a CDS encoding alpha/beta hydrolase family protein codes for MKMIARLLLSAAMVAGLGGTPALAETKQILTHETLWMMKRVGAPVVSPDGQWVIYALNEPSYDKDGSVIDLWIVPADGSVAPRRLTANKAAESSPAWAPDSRRIAFSAKREGDDDAQIYVLDLAGGEARRVTTVPTGAANPQWRPDGQAILFESQVYPGAMDAPANKKAAEERKNRKFNMRVYDHFPVRYWNDWINDRRPSLWVQPLAEGAAARDILSPTKLAQAEGFGGNAQGDGGTTLAPTWSPDGREILFTATTQRWNAAHARVDYGLYRMPADGGEPTLATTVPGEYGDLKFTPDGKSLIFKFSTQGQEVYDLARLHRIDWPAGGTATLLSGDFDREVDGYAITPDSRTLYLTVPDAGMENLYRLALAGGTPQLVIAPKVGGYTAIDIASDAKSTRIIASYGSAVNPTEIVLIDRVAKRHSNLTSVNVAQAAMIDWASPEHFWFTSSKGRRIHNMVVTPPAFDPAKKYPLMVLMHGGPASSNPDQIGLRWNYHLLASAGYVVLLTDYTGSTGYGEAFSRAIKLDPLLGPAEEINQAVDEAAKRYTFIDTANACAGGASYGGHLANWMEATTTRYKCIVSHAGEVDLLTQWGTSDFNYGREVASGGPPWGDSKVWRDQSPITYAADWKTPMLLTAGERDFRVPMSNTLETWSTLQRMQVPSRMLIFPDAWHWITKPEDSRQFYREVQGWLGHYLKGGPVVKGGPIAAPEGAKAP; via the coding sequence ATGAAGATGATTGCGCGTCTGCTGCTGTCCGCAGCGATGGTGGCGGGTTTGGGCGGCACGCCCGCTCTTGCCGAAACGAAGCAGATACTCACCCACGAAACGCTCTGGATGATGAAGCGGGTCGGCGCGCCGGTGGTCAGCCCGGACGGCCAGTGGGTGATTTATGCCCTCAACGAACCATCCTATGATAAGGACGGGTCCGTCATCGACCTGTGGATCGTCCCTGCGGACGGTTCTGTCGCGCCCCGCCGCCTGACCGCGAACAAGGCCGCCGAAAGCAGCCCCGCCTGGGCGCCCGACAGCCGCCGGATCGCCTTTTCCGCCAAGCGCGAAGGCGACGATGACGCGCAAATCTACGTCCTCGATCTGGCAGGCGGCGAAGCGCGCCGTGTCACTACCGTCCCGACCGGCGCGGCCAACCCGCAATGGCGGCCCGACGGGCAGGCGATCCTGTTCGAAAGTCAGGTCTACCCCGGCGCGATGGACGCCCCCGCCAACAAGAAAGCGGCCGAAGAACGCAAGAATCGCAAGTTCAACATGCGCGTCTATGATCATTTTCCGGTGCGCTACTGGAACGACTGGATCAACGATCGCCGCCCCAGCCTGTGGGTCCAACCACTGGCCGAGGGCGCGGCGGCACGGGACATATTGTCCCCCACCAAACTGGCGCAGGCCGAAGGATTCGGCGGCAATGCGCAGGGCGACGGCGGCACCACGCTGGCTCCCACATGGAGTCCAGACGGGCGCGAAATCCTCTTTACCGCCACGACGCAGCGCTGGAACGCGGCCCATGCGCGGGTCGATTATGGCCTCTACCGGATGCCTGCCGATGGTGGCGAACCCACGCTGGCGACCACGGTGCCGGGCGAATATGGCGACCTGAAATTCACGCCGGATGGCAAGAGCCTGATCTTCAAATTCAGCACGCAGGGGCAGGAAGTCTATGATCTTGCCCGGCTGCACCGCATCGACTGGCCAGCCGGTGGCACCGCCACTCTCTTGTCGGGCGACTTCGACCGCGAAGTGGATGGCTATGCCATCACCCCCGACAGCCGCACCCTCTATCTGACCGTGCCCGACGCGGGCATGGAAAATCTCTATCGCTTGGCCCTTGCCGGCGGCACGCCCCAACTTGTGATCGCGCCGAAAGTCGGCGGCTATACCGCCATCGACATTGCGTCGGACGCCAAATCCACCCGGATCATCGCCAGCTATGGCAGCGCGGTGAACCCGACCGAAATCGTCCTTATCGACCGGGTGGCCAAGCGCCACAGCAACCTGACCAGCGTCAACGTGGCGCAGGCCGCGATGATCGACTGGGCCAGCCCGGAACATTTCTGGTTCACATCATCCAAGGGTCGCCGCATCCATAATATGGTCGTGACGCCACCAGCCTTCGACCCGGCGAAGAAATATCCGCTGATGGTGCTGATGCACGGCGGCCCGGCTTCGTCCAACCCGGACCAGATCGGGCTGCGCTGGAACTATCATCTGCTCGCCAGCGCGGGCTATGTCGTTCTGCTGACCGACTATACTGGCTCGACCGGCTATGGCGAGGCTTTCTCCCGCGCGATCAAGCTCGATCCGCTGCTCGGCCCGGCCGAGGAAATCAATCAGGCCGTCGATGAAGCGGCCAAACGCTACACCTTCATCGACACGGCCAATGCCTGCGCAGGCGGGGCCAGCTATGGCGGACATCTGGCCAACTGGATGGAAGCGACCACTACCCGCTACAAATGTATCGTCAGCCATGCGGGCGAAGTCGATCTGCTGACCCAATGGGGAACCAGCGATTTCAACTATGGCCGCGAAGTCGCCAGCGGCGGCCCGCCCTGGGGCGATAGCAAGGTGTGGCGCGACCAAAGCCCGATCACCTATGCCGCCGACTGGAAGACGCCGATGCTGTTGACGGCGGGGGAGCGCGATTTCCGCGTGCCGATGTCCAACACGCTGGAAACCTGGTCCACGCTGCAACGGATGCAGGTGCCAAGCCGTATGCTGATCTTCCCCGATGCATGGCACTGGATCACCAAGCCGGAAGATAGCCGCCAATTCTATCGCGAAGTGCAGGGGTGGCTTGGCCATTATCTGAAAGGTGGTCCCGTAGTGAAGGGCGGGCCAATCGCCGCGCCGGAGGGTGCCAAGGCACCCTGA